The Channa argus isolate prfri chromosome 22, Channa argus male v1.0, whole genome shotgun sequence genome has a window encoding:
- the tcerg1b gene encoding transcription elongation regulator 1 isoform X1, translated as MADQAESETIGFSDNRMAQQAVRFRGPAPAPAQTPVIRGPPPLLRPPPPPFGMMRGPPPRPPFARPPFDPNMPPIPPPGGMPPPIGPPHLQRPPFLPPPIGNLPPPPGMLFPPGMPPVPASGTPALNPTDEIWVENKTPEGKTYYYNARTRESSWSKPDGVKIIQQSELNPLLVAGAGAAGTNTSVGVTAASSTSSVNTTPSTAAAASPTQALSTTPSRTVTSSPDSTTSPSPSVTIAATVVADLTPVATVTSTVAVSPVTVVTCSTVPSPVTAVQTVPLLPAALPHSVAQPTAAIPAFPPVMVPPFRVPLPGMHIPLPGVAMMQIVGAPCVKAGPSANGMLPGMGPPLVSMMHPQLALSAAPASIAGSLQLPEWSEYKTADGKTYYYNNRTLESTWDKPQALLEKEAEKVKECLAQEEAEAMELEDEENKTENTNNEKEEPKEEEMTEEEKAAQKARPIATNPIPGTPWCVVWTGDDRVFFYNPTTRLSMWDRPEELVGRADVDKHIQEPPHKRGLEDIKKMGVNKEEPELAIATEENQDEEPTKAKKRKKEDVKEADSEKEAAMEAELRAARERAIVPLEARMTQFKDMLLERAVSAFSTWDKELHKIVFDPRYLLLNPKERKQVFDQYVKTRAEEERKEKKNKLMQAKDEFRKMMEEAKLTPRTTFSEFAVKHGRDPRFKTIEKMKDREAIFMEFIIAMRKREKEDSKSRGEKVKLDFFDLLSEQHIEGGQRWSKVKEKLETDPRYKAVESSALREELFKQYMEKQAKSVDIEKEREMERQARIEASLREREREVQKARSEQTKEIDREREQHKREEAIQHFKALMSDMVRSSDATWSDTRRNLRKDHRWESASLLEREEKEKLFNEHVEALAKKKKEHFRQLLDETSMITLTTTWKEVKKVIKDDPRCIKFSSSDRKRQREFEDYIKDKYITAKADFRTLLKETKFITYRSRKLIQESEQHLKDVEKILQNDKRYLVLECVPEERRKLIMFYIEDLDRRGPPPPPTASEPTRRSTK; from the exons ATGGCGGACCAGGCAGAGAGCGAGACTATCGGGTTCAGCGACAACAG AATGGCGCAGCAGGCAGTGCGGTTCCGTGGCCCTGCTCCCGCGCCTGCCCAGACTCCAGTGATACGAGGTCCACCACCACTCCTGAGGCCTCCGCCACCCCCTTTTGGGATGATGAGGGGACCCCCACCACGACCCCCCTTTGCACGTCCACCCTTTGACCCCAACATGCCACCCATCCCACCACCAGGAGGCATGCCACCACCCATCGGACCTCCTCACCTACAA AGACCTCCTTTCCTGCCCCCTCCGATTGGCAACCTGCCACCTCCTCCAGGGATGCTGTTTCCTCCTGGGATGCCCCCAGTTCCTGCATCTGGAACCCCGGCACTGAACCCTACAGATGAAATCTGGGTAGAGAACAAAACACCAGAGGGAAAG ACCTATTACTATAACGCCAGGACCAGAGAGTCATCATGGAGTAAACCAGACGGTGTGAAGATTATTCAGCAGTCTGAACTCAACCCTCTTCTCGTAGCAGGGGCTGGGGCTGCTGGGACAAACACAAGTGTGGGGGTGACTGCAGCTTCCAGCACAAGTAGTGTCAACACTACAcccagcacagcagcagcagcctccccTACTCAGGCCCTGTCCACAACCCCCTCCCGCACAGTCACCTCCAGTCCAGACTCAACCACCTCCCCTTCCCCCTCTGTCACCATTGCAG CCACTGTTGTAGCAGACCTGACCCCTGTTGCCACAGTGACCTCAACTGTTGCTGTGTCTCCAGTCACTGTGGTGACTTGTTCCACAGTGCCATCCCCTGTAACGGCAGTGCAGACTGTGCCACTGCTGCCTGCAGCCCTGCCACACAGTGTGGCCCAGCCCACCGCAGCCATACCTGCCTTCCCCCCAGTCATGGTGCCACCATTCAGGGTGCCCTTGCCGGGCATGCACATTCCTCTCCCAG GTGTAGCAATGATGCAGATAGTAGGTGCACCCTGTGTAAAGGCAGGCCCCAGCGCCAACG GTATGCTTCCTGGTATGGGCCCACCTTTAGTTTCCATGATGCACCCCCAGTTGGCTCTTTCAGCAGCTCCTGCCTCCATAGCTGGATCACTGCAACTACCTGAGTGGTCAGAGTACAAAACAGCTGATGGGAAAACATACTACTACAATAACCGAACACTGGAGTCCACCTGGGACAAACCACAGGCCCTATTGGAGAAAG aagcagaaaaggtGAAGGAGTGTCTGGCCCAGGAGGAAGCTGAGGCGATGGAATTGGAGGATGAGGagaacaaaactgaaaacactaaTAATGAGAAGGAg GAGCCTAAAGAAGAAGAGATGACGGAGGAGGAAAAAGCAGCTCAGAAAGCAAGGCCTATAGCTACCAACCCTATTCCTGGAACACCATG GTGTGTAGTATGGACGGGTGATGATCGCGTGTTTTTCTACAACCCGACAACTCGACTGTCCATGTGGGACAGACCCGAGGAGCTGGTTGGGCGAGCCGATGTTGACAAGCACATCCAGGAGCCACCACACAAAAGAGGCCTAGAGGACATCAAGAAGATGG GTGTCAATAAAGAGGAGCCGGAATTAGCCATTGCTACTGAAGAAAACCAGGATGAGGAACCGACCAAAGCCAAGAAGAGGAA GAAGGAGGATGTCAAAGAGGCAGACTCAGAGAAGGAAGCAGCAATGGAGGCAGAACTGAGAGCTGCCAGAGAACGAGCTATAGTGCCACTGGAGGCCAGAATGACCCAGTTTAAAGACATGCTGCTGGAGAGAGCG GTGTCAGCATTCTCAACCTGGGACAAAGAACTTCATAAGATTGTGTTTGACCCACGTTACCTTCTGCTTAAcccaaaagagagaaaacag GTGTTTGATCAGTATGTTAAGACACGAgcggaggaggagaggaaggagaagaagaacaaaCTGATGCAGGCCAAAGACGAGTTCAGGAAGATGATGGAGGAGGCAAAGCTTACACCCAG aacAACGTTTAGTGAATTTGCAGTGAAGCACGGTCGAGACCCACGATTTAAGACCATAGAAAAGATGAAAGACAGGGAGGCTATTTTCATGGAATTCATCATTGCTatgagaaagagggagaaagaagactCCAAGTCCAGAGGAGAGAAG GTGAAACTAGACTTCTTTGATCTTTTAAGTGAGCAACACATAGAGGGAGGCCAGCGGTGGAGCAAAGTAAAAGAGAAGCTGGAGACAGACCCTCGATATAAGGCTGTTGAGAGCTCTGCACTCAGAGAAGAACTTTTCAAACAGTACATGGAAAAACAAGCAAAG AGTGTGGATATTGAGAAGGAGCGAGAAATGGAGCGGCAGGCTCGTATCGAGGCCAGTCTCAGAGAGAGGGAGCGGGAGGTGCAAAAGGCCCGATCCGAACAGACCAAAGAGATCGACCGGGAAAGGGAGCAGCATAAGCGAGAAGAGGCCATCCAGCATTTCAAAGCTCTCATGTCTGATATG GTACGTTCTTCAGATGCAACATGGTCTGACACACGTCGTAACCTGAGGAAGGACCATCGCTGGGAGTCAGCTTCACTGCtggagagggaggaaaaggaaaagctgTTTAACGAACACGTAGAAGCACTggccaagaagaaaaaagaacatttcaggCAGCTGCTCGATGAGACCAGCATG ATCACTCTGACAACTACATGGAAGGAGGTGAAGAAGGTCATCAAGGACGATCCTCGCTGTATCAAGTTCTCTTCCAGTGACAGA AAGAGGCAACGTGAGTTTGAAGATTACATCAAAGACAAATACATTACAGCCAAGGCTGACTTCAGAACCCTCCTAAAGGAAACAAAGTTCATCACATACAG GTCGAGAAAACTGATCCAGGAGTCTGAGCAGCATCTGAAGGATGTGGAGAAGATTCTTCAGAATGACAAGCGGTACCTTGTTCTGGAGTGCGTCCCGGAGGAGCGCAGGAAGCTCATCATGTTCTACATTGAAGATCTAGACCGCCGTGGACCCCCACCTCCTCCGACTGCCTCTGAGCCAACCCGGCGCTCTACTAAGTGA
- the tcerg1b gene encoding transcription elongation regulator 1 isoform X2 has translation MADQAESETIGFSDNRMAQQAVRFRGPAPAPAQTPVIRGPPPLLRPPPPPFGMMRGPPPRPPFARPPFDPNMPPIPPPGGMPPPIGPPHLQRPPFLPPPIGNLPPPPGMLFPPGMPPVPASGTPALNPTDEIWVENKTPEGKTYYYNARTRESSWSKPDGVKIIQQSELNPLLVAGAGAAGTNTSVGVTAASSTSSVNTTPSTAAAASPTQALSTTPSRTVTSSPDSTTSPSPSVTIAATVVADLTPVATVTSTVAVSPVTVVTCSTVPSPVTAVQTVPLLPAALPHSVAQPTAAIPAFPPVMVPPFRVPLPGMHIPLPGMLPGMGPPLVSMMHPQLALSAAPASIAGSLQLPEWSEYKTADGKTYYYNNRTLESTWDKPQALLEKEAEKVKECLAQEEAEAMELEDEENKTENTNNEKEEPKEEEMTEEEKAAQKARPIATNPIPGTPWCVVWTGDDRVFFYNPTTRLSMWDRPEELVGRADVDKHIQEPPHKRGLEDIKKMGVNKEEPELAIATEENQDEEPTKAKKRKKEDVKEADSEKEAAMEAELRAARERAIVPLEARMTQFKDMLLERAVSAFSTWDKELHKIVFDPRYLLLNPKERKQVFDQYVKTRAEEERKEKKNKLMQAKDEFRKMMEEAKLTPRTTFSEFAVKHGRDPRFKTIEKMKDREAIFMEFIIAMRKREKEDSKSRGEKVKLDFFDLLSEQHIEGGQRWSKVKEKLETDPRYKAVESSALREELFKQYMEKQAKSVDIEKEREMERQARIEASLREREREVQKARSEQTKEIDREREQHKREEAIQHFKALMSDMVRSSDATWSDTRRNLRKDHRWESASLLEREEKEKLFNEHVEALAKKKKEHFRQLLDETSMITLTTTWKEVKKVIKDDPRCIKFSSSDRKRQREFEDYIKDKYITAKADFRTLLKETKFITYRSRKLIQESEQHLKDVEKILQNDKRYLVLECVPEERRKLIMFYIEDLDRRGPPPPPTASEPTRRSTK, from the exons ATGGCGGACCAGGCAGAGAGCGAGACTATCGGGTTCAGCGACAACAG AATGGCGCAGCAGGCAGTGCGGTTCCGTGGCCCTGCTCCCGCGCCTGCCCAGACTCCAGTGATACGAGGTCCACCACCACTCCTGAGGCCTCCGCCACCCCCTTTTGGGATGATGAGGGGACCCCCACCACGACCCCCCTTTGCACGTCCACCCTTTGACCCCAACATGCCACCCATCCCACCACCAGGAGGCATGCCACCACCCATCGGACCTCCTCACCTACAA AGACCTCCTTTCCTGCCCCCTCCGATTGGCAACCTGCCACCTCCTCCAGGGATGCTGTTTCCTCCTGGGATGCCCCCAGTTCCTGCATCTGGAACCCCGGCACTGAACCCTACAGATGAAATCTGGGTAGAGAACAAAACACCAGAGGGAAAG ACCTATTACTATAACGCCAGGACCAGAGAGTCATCATGGAGTAAACCAGACGGTGTGAAGATTATTCAGCAGTCTGAACTCAACCCTCTTCTCGTAGCAGGGGCTGGGGCTGCTGGGACAAACACAAGTGTGGGGGTGACTGCAGCTTCCAGCACAAGTAGTGTCAACACTACAcccagcacagcagcagcagcctccccTACTCAGGCCCTGTCCACAACCCCCTCCCGCACAGTCACCTCCAGTCCAGACTCAACCACCTCCCCTTCCCCCTCTGTCACCATTGCAG CCACTGTTGTAGCAGACCTGACCCCTGTTGCCACAGTGACCTCAACTGTTGCTGTGTCTCCAGTCACTGTGGTGACTTGTTCCACAGTGCCATCCCCTGTAACGGCAGTGCAGACTGTGCCACTGCTGCCTGCAGCCCTGCCACACAGTGTGGCCCAGCCCACCGCAGCCATACCTGCCTTCCCCCCAGTCATGGTGCCACCATTCAGGGTGCCCTTGCCGGGCATGCACATTCCTCTCCCAG GTATGCTTCCTGGTATGGGCCCACCTTTAGTTTCCATGATGCACCCCCAGTTGGCTCTTTCAGCAGCTCCTGCCTCCATAGCTGGATCACTGCAACTACCTGAGTGGTCAGAGTACAAAACAGCTGATGGGAAAACATACTACTACAATAACCGAACACTGGAGTCCACCTGGGACAAACCACAGGCCCTATTGGAGAAAG aagcagaaaaggtGAAGGAGTGTCTGGCCCAGGAGGAAGCTGAGGCGATGGAATTGGAGGATGAGGagaacaaaactgaaaacactaaTAATGAGAAGGAg GAGCCTAAAGAAGAAGAGATGACGGAGGAGGAAAAAGCAGCTCAGAAAGCAAGGCCTATAGCTACCAACCCTATTCCTGGAACACCATG GTGTGTAGTATGGACGGGTGATGATCGCGTGTTTTTCTACAACCCGACAACTCGACTGTCCATGTGGGACAGACCCGAGGAGCTGGTTGGGCGAGCCGATGTTGACAAGCACATCCAGGAGCCACCACACAAAAGAGGCCTAGAGGACATCAAGAAGATGG GTGTCAATAAAGAGGAGCCGGAATTAGCCATTGCTACTGAAGAAAACCAGGATGAGGAACCGACCAAAGCCAAGAAGAGGAA GAAGGAGGATGTCAAAGAGGCAGACTCAGAGAAGGAAGCAGCAATGGAGGCAGAACTGAGAGCTGCCAGAGAACGAGCTATAGTGCCACTGGAGGCCAGAATGACCCAGTTTAAAGACATGCTGCTGGAGAGAGCG GTGTCAGCATTCTCAACCTGGGACAAAGAACTTCATAAGATTGTGTTTGACCCACGTTACCTTCTGCTTAAcccaaaagagagaaaacag GTGTTTGATCAGTATGTTAAGACACGAgcggaggaggagaggaaggagaagaagaacaaaCTGATGCAGGCCAAAGACGAGTTCAGGAAGATGATGGAGGAGGCAAAGCTTACACCCAG aacAACGTTTAGTGAATTTGCAGTGAAGCACGGTCGAGACCCACGATTTAAGACCATAGAAAAGATGAAAGACAGGGAGGCTATTTTCATGGAATTCATCATTGCTatgagaaagagggagaaagaagactCCAAGTCCAGAGGAGAGAAG GTGAAACTAGACTTCTTTGATCTTTTAAGTGAGCAACACATAGAGGGAGGCCAGCGGTGGAGCAAAGTAAAAGAGAAGCTGGAGACAGACCCTCGATATAAGGCTGTTGAGAGCTCTGCACTCAGAGAAGAACTTTTCAAACAGTACATGGAAAAACAAGCAAAG AGTGTGGATATTGAGAAGGAGCGAGAAATGGAGCGGCAGGCTCGTATCGAGGCCAGTCTCAGAGAGAGGGAGCGGGAGGTGCAAAAGGCCCGATCCGAACAGACCAAAGAGATCGACCGGGAAAGGGAGCAGCATAAGCGAGAAGAGGCCATCCAGCATTTCAAAGCTCTCATGTCTGATATG GTACGTTCTTCAGATGCAACATGGTCTGACACACGTCGTAACCTGAGGAAGGACCATCGCTGGGAGTCAGCTTCACTGCtggagagggaggaaaaggaaaagctgTTTAACGAACACGTAGAAGCACTggccaagaagaaaaaagaacatttcaggCAGCTGCTCGATGAGACCAGCATG ATCACTCTGACAACTACATGGAAGGAGGTGAAGAAGGTCATCAAGGACGATCCTCGCTGTATCAAGTTCTCTTCCAGTGACAGA AAGAGGCAACGTGAGTTTGAAGATTACATCAAAGACAAATACATTACAGCCAAGGCTGACTTCAGAACCCTCCTAAAGGAAACAAAGTTCATCACATACAG GTCGAGAAAACTGATCCAGGAGTCTGAGCAGCATCTGAAGGATGTGGAGAAGATTCTTCAGAATGACAAGCGGTACCTTGTTCTGGAGTGCGTCCCGGAGGAGCGCAGGAAGCTCATCATGTTCTACATTGAAGATCTAGACCGCCGTGGACCCCCACCTCCTCCGACTGCCTCTGAGCCAACCCGGCGCTCTACTAAGTGA
- the tcerg1b gene encoding transcription elongation regulator 1 isoform X3, protein MADQAESETIGFSDNRMAQQAVRFRGPAPAPAQTPVIRGPPPLLRPPPPPFGMMRGPPPRPPFARPPFDPNMPPIPPPGGMPPPIGPPHLQRPPFLPPPIGNLPPPPGMLFPPGMPPVPASGTPALNPTDEIWVENKTPEGKTYYYNARTRESSWSKPDGVKIIQQSELNPLLVAGAGAAGTNTSVGVTAASSTSSVNTTPSTAAAASPTQALSTTPSRTVTSSPDSTTSPSPSVTIAVTVVTCSTVPSPVTAVQTVPLLPAALPHSVAQPTAAIPAFPPVMVPPFRVPLPGMHIPLPGVAMMQIVGAPCVKAGPSANGMLPGMGPPLVSMMHPQLALSAAPASIAGSLQLPEWSEYKTADGKTYYYNNRTLESTWDKPQALLEKEAEKVKECLAQEEAEAMELEDEENKTENTNNEKEEPKEEEMTEEEKAAQKARPIATNPIPGTPWCVVWTGDDRVFFYNPTTRLSMWDRPEELVGRADVDKHIQEPPHKRGLEDIKKMGVNKEEPELAIATEENQDEEPTKAKKRKKEDVKEADSEKEAAMEAELRAARERAIVPLEARMTQFKDMLLERAVSAFSTWDKELHKIVFDPRYLLLNPKERKQVFDQYVKTRAEEERKEKKNKLMQAKDEFRKMMEEAKLTPRTTFSEFAVKHGRDPRFKTIEKMKDREAIFMEFIIAMRKREKEDSKSRGEKVKLDFFDLLSEQHIEGGQRWSKVKEKLETDPRYKAVESSALREELFKQYMEKQAKSVDIEKEREMERQARIEASLREREREVQKARSEQTKEIDREREQHKREEAIQHFKALMSDMVRSSDATWSDTRRNLRKDHRWESASLLEREEKEKLFNEHVEALAKKKKEHFRQLLDETSMITLTTTWKEVKKVIKDDPRCIKFSSSDRKRQREFEDYIKDKYITAKADFRTLLKETKFITYRSRKLIQESEQHLKDVEKILQNDKRYLVLECVPEERRKLIMFYIEDLDRRGPPPPPTASEPTRRSTK, encoded by the exons ATGGCGGACCAGGCAGAGAGCGAGACTATCGGGTTCAGCGACAACAG AATGGCGCAGCAGGCAGTGCGGTTCCGTGGCCCTGCTCCCGCGCCTGCCCAGACTCCAGTGATACGAGGTCCACCACCACTCCTGAGGCCTCCGCCACCCCCTTTTGGGATGATGAGGGGACCCCCACCACGACCCCCCTTTGCACGTCCACCCTTTGACCCCAACATGCCACCCATCCCACCACCAGGAGGCATGCCACCACCCATCGGACCTCCTCACCTACAA AGACCTCCTTTCCTGCCCCCTCCGATTGGCAACCTGCCACCTCCTCCAGGGATGCTGTTTCCTCCTGGGATGCCCCCAGTTCCTGCATCTGGAACCCCGGCACTGAACCCTACAGATGAAATCTGGGTAGAGAACAAAACACCAGAGGGAAAG ACCTATTACTATAACGCCAGGACCAGAGAGTCATCATGGAGTAAACCAGACGGTGTGAAGATTATTCAGCAGTCTGAACTCAACCCTCTTCTCGTAGCAGGGGCTGGGGCTGCTGGGACAAACACAAGTGTGGGGGTGACTGCAGCTTCCAGCACAAGTAGTGTCAACACTACAcccagcacagcagcagcagcctccccTACTCAGGCCCTGTCCACAACCCCCTCCCGCACAGTCACCTCCAGTCCAGACTCAACCACCTCCCCTTCCCCCTCTGTCACCATTGCAG TCACTGTGGTGACTTGTTCCACAGTGCCATCCCCTGTAACGGCAGTGCAGACTGTGCCACTGCTGCCTGCAGCCCTGCCACACAGTGTGGCCCAGCCCACCGCAGCCATACCTGCCTTCCCCCCAGTCATGGTGCCACCATTCAGGGTGCCCTTGCCGGGCATGCACATTCCTCTCCCAG GTGTAGCAATGATGCAGATAGTAGGTGCACCCTGTGTAAAGGCAGGCCCCAGCGCCAACG GTATGCTTCCTGGTATGGGCCCACCTTTAGTTTCCATGATGCACCCCCAGTTGGCTCTTTCAGCAGCTCCTGCCTCCATAGCTGGATCACTGCAACTACCTGAGTGGTCAGAGTACAAAACAGCTGATGGGAAAACATACTACTACAATAACCGAACACTGGAGTCCACCTGGGACAAACCACAGGCCCTATTGGAGAAAG aagcagaaaaggtGAAGGAGTGTCTGGCCCAGGAGGAAGCTGAGGCGATGGAATTGGAGGATGAGGagaacaaaactgaaaacactaaTAATGAGAAGGAg GAGCCTAAAGAAGAAGAGATGACGGAGGAGGAAAAAGCAGCTCAGAAAGCAAGGCCTATAGCTACCAACCCTATTCCTGGAACACCATG GTGTGTAGTATGGACGGGTGATGATCGCGTGTTTTTCTACAACCCGACAACTCGACTGTCCATGTGGGACAGACCCGAGGAGCTGGTTGGGCGAGCCGATGTTGACAAGCACATCCAGGAGCCACCACACAAAAGAGGCCTAGAGGACATCAAGAAGATGG GTGTCAATAAAGAGGAGCCGGAATTAGCCATTGCTACTGAAGAAAACCAGGATGAGGAACCGACCAAAGCCAAGAAGAGGAA GAAGGAGGATGTCAAAGAGGCAGACTCAGAGAAGGAAGCAGCAATGGAGGCAGAACTGAGAGCTGCCAGAGAACGAGCTATAGTGCCACTGGAGGCCAGAATGACCCAGTTTAAAGACATGCTGCTGGAGAGAGCG GTGTCAGCATTCTCAACCTGGGACAAAGAACTTCATAAGATTGTGTTTGACCCACGTTACCTTCTGCTTAAcccaaaagagagaaaacag GTGTTTGATCAGTATGTTAAGACACGAgcggaggaggagaggaaggagaagaagaacaaaCTGATGCAGGCCAAAGACGAGTTCAGGAAGATGATGGAGGAGGCAAAGCTTACACCCAG aacAACGTTTAGTGAATTTGCAGTGAAGCACGGTCGAGACCCACGATTTAAGACCATAGAAAAGATGAAAGACAGGGAGGCTATTTTCATGGAATTCATCATTGCTatgagaaagagggagaaagaagactCCAAGTCCAGAGGAGAGAAG GTGAAACTAGACTTCTTTGATCTTTTAAGTGAGCAACACATAGAGGGAGGCCAGCGGTGGAGCAAAGTAAAAGAGAAGCTGGAGACAGACCCTCGATATAAGGCTGTTGAGAGCTCTGCACTCAGAGAAGAACTTTTCAAACAGTACATGGAAAAACAAGCAAAG AGTGTGGATATTGAGAAGGAGCGAGAAATGGAGCGGCAGGCTCGTATCGAGGCCAGTCTCAGAGAGAGGGAGCGGGAGGTGCAAAAGGCCCGATCCGAACAGACCAAAGAGATCGACCGGGAAAGGGAGCAGCATAAGCGAGAAGAGGCCATCCAGCATTTCAAAGCTCTCATGTCTGATATG GTACGTTCTTCAGATGCAACATGGTCTGACACACGTCGTAACCTGAGGAAGGACCATCGCTGGGAGTCAGCTTCACTGCtggagagggaggaaaaggaaaagctgTTTAACGAACACGTAGAAGCACTggccaagaagaaaaaagaacatttcaggCAGCTGCTCGATGAGACCAGCATG ATCACTCTGACAACTACATGGAAGGAGGTGAAGAAGGTCATCAAGGACGATCCTCGCTGTATCAAGTTCTCTTCCAGTGACAGA AAGAGGCAACGTGAGTTTGAAGATTACATCAAAGACAAATACATTACAGCCAAGGCTGACTTCAGAACCCTCCTAAAGGAAACAAAGTTCATCACATACAG GTCGAGAAAACTGATCCAGGAGTCTGAGCAGCATCTGAAGGATGTGGAGAAGATTCTTCAGAATGACAAGCGGTACCTTGTTCTGGAGTGCGTCCCGGAGGAGCGCAGGAAGCTCATCATGTTCTACATTGAAGATCTAGACCGCCGTGGACCCCCACCTCCTCCGACTGCCTCTGAGCCAACCCGGCGCTCTACTAAGTGA